A single region of the Opitutus sp. genome encodes:
- a CDS encoding beta-xylosidase: MSTSTQSSGVFFNAHHAPVGAFATFTLGERGPRGGLGLELGGPANESLFIGAESADGSGYEALPFFANSADAALRYDVSAGTQAAPGLVRPFADTALARDFALATDTWRAGDLTFTVYSAPKPVPDPARASAAALKTALVPAVFAELTLDNRHGTGARTVFFGYEGSNPFASMRRLDADARGKFTGIGQGVNTAIVSDSPGVRSGQGFTLDQILRPDREENLTFGLGGTAALLATVPAGKRRTFRFAICFHREGIVTSGVPARYYYTRFFPSLESVATYALASFDTQRALALAADRRLSAAKLSDDQRFQLAHAVRSYFGSTEFLLTAADEPLWAVNEGEYRMLNTFDLTVDHLFYELRQNPWVVRNQLDWFSRRYAYTDTVRLPGDTRDYPGGLSFTHDMGVANCFSRPRHSSYEKFGLHGCFSHMTHEQLVNWVCCAVSYTRHTSDRAWLKKNLPTFRACLRSLVNRDHPDPRQRDGVMSADSSRCLGGAEITTYDSLDTSLGQARNNLYLAVKTWAAYLGLREVFASTKLAAPAALATRQAGLAAATIARHLNAEGYIPAILGEGNTSRIIPAIEGLVFPQQWGLDDALAPDGPYAGLLAALRTHLDTVFVPGVCLFADGGWKLSSTNDNSWLSKIYLCQFVAPAVFARPADPRADAAHRAWLLDPRNTYFAWSDQMVSGEAKGSKYYPRGVTAWLWLDSVFD, translated from the coding sequence CCGGCTACGAGGCCCTGCCTTTCTTCGCCAACAGCGCCGACGCCGCCCTCCGCTACGATGTCTCCGCCGGCACCCAGGCCGCGCCGGGCCTCGTGCGCCCTTTCGCCGACACCGCCCTCGCGCGCGACTTCGCCCTCGCCACCGACACGTGGCGCGCAGGCGATTTGACGTTCACCGTTTATTCCGCGCCGAAACCCGTGCCCGATCCCGCGCGTGCCTCCGCCGCTGCGCTCAAGACCGCACTGGTGCCCGCCGTCTTCGCCGAGCTCACGCTCGACAACCGCCACGGCACCGGCGCCCGCACCGTTTTCTTCGGCTACGAAGGCTCCAATCCCTTCGCCTCGATGCGCCGGCTCGATGCCGATGCACGCGGAAAATTCACCGGCATCGGCCAGGGCGTGAACACCGCCATTGTGAGCGACTCGCCCGGCGTGCGCTCCGGCCAAGGGTTCACGCTCGACCAGATCCTGCGCCCCGACCGCGAGGAGAATCTCACCTTTGGCCTCGGCGGCACCGCCGCACTCCTCGCCACCGTGCCCGCCGGCAAACGCCGCACCTTCCGCTTCGCGATCTGTTTTCACCGCGAGGGCATCGTCACCTCCGGGGTGCCCGCGCGTTATTACTACACGCGGTTTTTCCCTTCGCTCGAAAGCGTCGCGACCTACGCGCTCGCCTCCTTCGACACGCAACGCGCTCTCGCGCTTGCGGCCGACCGCCGCCTCTCCGCTGCCAAGCTGAGCGACGACCAGCGCTTCCAACTCGCCCATGCCGTGCGCAGCTATTTCGGCTCGACCGAGTTTCTGCTCACCGCCGCCGACGAACCGCTCTGGGCCGTCAACGAGGGCGAGTATCGCATGTTGAATACCTTCGATCTCACGGTGGACCACCTCTTCTACGAGCTGCGTCAAAACCCGTGGGTCGTGCGCAACCAGCTCGATTGGTTCTCCCGCCGCTACGCCTACACCGACACCGTGCGCCTCCCCGGCGACACCCGCGACTATCCCGGCGGCCTCAGCTTCACCCACGACATGGGCGTGGCCAACTGCTTCTCCCGACCCCGCCACTCATCCTACGAAAAGTTCGGCCTCCACGGCTGCTTTTCCCACATGACCCACGAGCAACTCGTCAACTGGGTCTGCTGCGCCGTCAGCTACACGCGCCACACGAGCGACCGCGCCTGGCTAAAGAAAAACCTGCCGACCTTCCGCGCCTGTCTGCGCAGTCTCGTCAACCGCGACCACCCCGATCCGCGCCAGCGCGACGGCGTCATGAGCGCCGACTCCTCCCGCTGCCTCGGCGGCGCCGAGATCACCACTTACGATTCGCTCGACACCTCCCTCGGCCAGGCGCGCAACAACCTCTACCTCGCGGTCAAAACCTGGGCCGCTTACCTCGGCCTGCGCGAGGTCTTCGCCTCCACCAAGCTCGCCGCACCCGCCGCGCTCGCGACGCGCCAGGCCGGGCTCGCCGCTGCGACCATCGCCCGCCACCTCAACGCCGAGGGCTACATCCCCGCGATCCTCGGCGAGGGCAACACCTCGCGCATCATCCCCGCCATCGAGGGTCTCGTTTTCCCGCAGCAATGGGGCCTGGACGACGCGCTCGCGCCGGACGGCCCGTATGCGGGTCTTCTCGCTGCCCTCCGCACCCACCTCGACACCGTGTTTGTCCCCGGCGTGTGTCTCTTTGCCGACGGCGGCTGGAAACTCAGCTCGACCAACGACAACTCCTGGCTGAGCAAAATCTACCTCTGCCAATTCGTCGCCCCCGCCGTCTTTGCCCGCCCCGCCGATCCGCGCGCCGACGCCGCGCACCGCGCCTGGCTGCTCGATCCGCGCAACACGTATTTCGCCTGGAGCGACCAGATGGTTTCAGGCGAGGCCAAGGGCTCCAAATACTACCCCCGCGGCGTCACCGCCTGGCTGTGGCTGGATTCTGTATTTGATTAA
- a CDS encoding IS5 family transposase: MKPKATVHQAQRELFRTELEGLVDAGHALVKMGRQMNWAVFDEQLGQTYDPSTGAPGVSTRLMVALHYLKYRYDLSDDVVLAQWVENPYWQHFSGMQFFEHEMPIHPSSMSRWRKRLGEAGAEAMLMATIDTGLKMKVITPAQIERVNVDTTVQTKAVRFPTDSRLYDRARERLVKTARKQGLSIKQSYERVGRRLLMAQSRYAHARQMKRAQACTRKLRTNLGRVIREIERQQSQPQGLLGKLLETAKRIHAQERGDGQKVYSVHEPEVACIAKGKAGKKYEFGNKVSLAATSKGGWLLGALSLLGNPYDGHTLDAQLAQVRRLVTTHAVKEGHVDMGYRGNNHQGPETIIVDKRRRGTIPKRVWKWMKRRAAIEPTIGHLKAEHRLERNRLKGTQGNAINALLSAAAMNFQKLLGFFLCRLLHLLGSLFVPASRDQFLAVMP; encoded by the coding sequence ATGAAGCCAAAAGCCACCGTCCACCAAGCGCAGCGGGAACTGTTCCGAACCGAGTTGGAGGGTTTGGTGGATGCGGGCCATGCGCTAGTGAAGATGGGACGGCAGATGAACTGGGCCGTGTTCGACGAGCAATTGGGGCAGACGTACGACCCGAGCACCGGGGCGCCCGGGGTGAGCACGAGGCTGATGGTGGCGCTGCACTATTTGAAGTACCGGTATGATCTGAGTGACGATGTCGTGCTGGCCCAGTGGGTGGAGAATCCCTACTGGCAGCATTTTAGCGGGATGCAGTTTTTTGAGCATGAGATGCCGATCCACCCCTCGAGCATGTCACGGTGGCGCAAGCGGCTCGGGGAAGCCGGGGCGGAGGCGATGCTCATGGCAACGATCGACACGGGACTAAAGATGAAGGTGATAACGCCCGCGCAGATTGAGCGGGTGAATGTGGACACCACGGTACAGACAAAAGCGGTGCGGTTTCCGACGGACTCCCGCCTCTACGACAGGGCGCGAGAGCGCTTGGTGAAAACGGCCCGCAAGCAGGGGCTCAGTATCAAACAAAGTTACGAGCGGGTAGGTCGGCGTTTACTCATGGCACAAAGCCGCTACGCCCATGCCCGCCAGATGAAACGGGCGCAGGCGTGCACCCGCAAACTCCGGACCAATTTGGGCCGAGTGATCCGTGAGATCGAACGCCAACAATCACAGCCACAAGGTCTGCTCGGCAAGTTACTGGAGACAGCCAAACGCATCCATGCACAAGAGCGCGGCGATGGGCAAAAAGTGTACAGTGTGCATGAGCCTGAGGTGGCGTGCATCGCCAAAGGTAAGGCCGGTAAAAAGTACGAGTTCGGCAACAAGGTCAGCCTGGCCGCAACCAGCAAGGGCGGGTGGTTACTCGGAGCGTTGAGTTTATTGGGCAATCCCTATGACGGACACACCCTTGATGCGCAACTGGCTCAAGTGCGCCGTTTGGTCACCACGCATGCAGTAAAAGAAGGCCATGTGGACATGGGCTACCGGGGCAATAATCATCAGGGCCCCGAGACGATCATCGTCGATAAACGCCGCCGGGGAACGATCCCCAAACGAGTTTGGAAATGGATGAAACGCCGCGCCGCCATCGAACCAACCATTGGACACCTCAAGGCCGAACACAGATTGGAGCGCAATCGCCTCAAAGGCACGCAGGGCAATGCCATCAATGCCCTGCTCAGTGCCGCCGCCATGAACTTCCAGAAGCTCCTCGGCTTCTTTTTGTGCCGTTTACTCCACCTCCTAGGTTCCTTGTTCGTCCCGGCATCCCGGGATCAGTTTTTGGCGGTGATGCCGTAA
- a CDS encoding alpha/beta hydrolase, with the protein MKTPCSIVSLKAFASLLSACLFSLMSASASEARSAKDISYLSPKEAKDPDRQERCVLDIHVPAGAAQNLPVVVWFHGGSLTEGNKTWIPGELLQQGLLVVSANYRLLPRATPANTIKDAAAAVAWVFAHIQEYGGDPQRIFLSGHSAGGYLSTLITLDRSWLAAHRIDANRIAGLIPFSAQMGPHSSIRSTPGIADLESFAPRAHARADAPPLLLLTGDRDKDLAGRYSENADMLARLQADGHKSCRLVELPGTDHSTMQSAGIPLLVAEITRLSAARPPRP; encoded by the coding sequence ATGAAAACACCCTGTTCAATCGTCTCCCTCAAGGCCTTCGCCTCCCTGCTCTCCGCCTGTCTCTTCTCGCTCATGAGCGCGTCAGCGTCCGAGGCCCGCAGCGCCAAAGACATTTCCTACCTTTCGCCTAAAGAAGCCAAAGACCCTGACCGGCAGGAACGCTGCGTGCTCGACATTCACGTTCCCGCAGGTGCCGCGCAAAACCTCCCCGTCGTGGTCTGGTTCCACGGCGGCAGTTTAACTGAAGGCAACAAGACCTGGATACCGGGCGAACTGTTGCAACAGGGCCTGCTCGTGGTGTCGGCCAACTACCGCCTCCTCCCTCGCGCCACTCCAGCAAACACAATCAAAGACGCTGCCGCTGCGGTGGCGTGGGTGTTCGCTCACATCCAAGAATATGGCGGCGACCCGCAGCGTATCTTCCTCTCCGGCCACTCCGCCGGCGGCTACCTCTCGACCCTCATCACGCTGGATCGCTCCTGGCTCGCCGCCCACCGGATCGACGCCAATCGCATCGCCGGCCTCATCCCCTTCAGCGCTCAAATGGGGCCTCACTCCTCCATCCGCTCCACCCCGGGTATAGCCGACCTTGAATCGTTCGCCCCGCGCGCCCACGCCCGCGCTGACGCACCACCCCTCCTTCTGCTCACGGGCGACCGCGACAAAGATCTTGCCGGTCGATATTCAGAAAACGCTGACATGCTCGCCCGACTGCAAGCCGACGGCCACAAGAGCTGCCGGTTAGTGGAGTTACCGGGCACCGACCACAGCACCATGCAGTCCGCCGGCATCCCGCTGCTCGTCGCCGAGATCACCCGCCTTTCCGCCGCCCGCCCGCCTCGGCCCTGA